In Nonlabens agnitus, the DNA window AATGGATGAGTACACCATCAGTCCCGACGGATTGATCGATTATGGTGGCGGTTATTATTTATACATGTCCACAAGTAGTAGGTTGGATAATTTTTCCAAGCTGCAATCACAGATCCTACAAAAGATCAGAAGTTATATGCAAGCCAATAACATAGATAGTTATGGTGCACCTATGGTGATCTATGAGAAGTTTGATGAAACCAGAGAAAATGTCATCTTCTCTGCGGGAATACCTGTAAAGGACCGCATAATCACTGCGGTGAATTCTACCATACTATGCGGTTTTCAGGAGCCAGGACGAGCTGTAAAGGTGACCCTTAAAGGTGCCTACAAATATTTACCAGAAGCATGGCAGGTAGGTGAAGGTTTTATTACCGTCAACGGCCTTGAAAGATCTGAACAGCCACCATTTGAATTCTACAAAACAGACTCCTACAAGGTGGTAAATCCAGCAGAGTATCTTACGGAGATCTATTTACCAGTACTCTAATGCTTAAAAGTTTATTGTTTGTTTTTATAGGTGGCGGTTTAGGCAGCTGTCTGCGGTTTGCCTTTTCCATCTGGTTAAATTCTGACAGTATCAAATGGATTCCAACACTTACGGTAAATGTGCTAGGATGTTTGATTTTGGGAAGTGTGCTAGCTCTAAATGATAAAAGCCAGCTGTCAGAATCTTCATTCCTACTGCTGGCTGTTGGTTTTTGTGGTGGTCTAACCACTTTTAGTACCTTTTCTGCAGAGTTGTATTTCCTATTGAAGCAAACGGCTTACCTGCAAGCGGCCCTATATTTTATGGCGAGTACCCTATTAGGTATTACTGCCATAATGATCTCTTATCAATGGATCAAGTCCATCGCTTAAGAGATGTGATTTAGTTATCGTACTCTGATACGTTGACGAATGCGTTTTCCTTTTTCTGATTGAAATAAGAATTTGCCCAATAGTAATATCACGGCAATATCTGCTGTTACCAGAAACAAGATTCTTAAGAAAGACGTAGCTGCAAAGTCCACAGTAAAACCTATGATACCGCTCAAAGTAGCTACAATGGCAAGGATGAGTATAAATTTATTCATAATGCGCTTTTTTTATGCATTACAAAATTGCATTACTAGCCTGCTTTGTCTCGTTAAAGGAGTAATAATTACTATATTATTAACTAGAGCAATGCCTGTAATTAATTGTTTATTAGGTTTTTGAAAGCAGCAGGCAGCTCCATAAAGCTTTCCATTCCTTTGGTGCTCATTTGGTCTTTGGCTTGTTTCCAGTCTTCCTCAGTAGGTTCATCTGCTGCTTGTTCTTTGGCAAGCGCTGGTTCATAAGTTAGGTAGGCATATGCGGGAAAATGATCACTTTCAAAATCCACTCCAGTACCAGCCTTTTCTAACCTGAACTCTGAATCTATTAAGATATGATCCAGTGGCCATCGCATCAATGGATATTGCGCATGATATGAGCTATAGAAACCTCTACCTATGCGCAAATCAAGTAGCTTGCTAATGGTCTTAGTCAACTCTGTACTATCAGACCATGCCACATCATTAAAATCACCTAAAACAATCACTGGTAATTCAGAATTATAACTTTTCACTGCGGTAATCATTAATTCTGTATCACGATCTGTGCTCATGGGATTGTGCTGTGGCATAGGTGGCGTTGGGTGTATCGCATACAATTGGAACCATTCACCATTACGCATTTGGACTTGAGCGTGAATGGATGGAATTTCTGGATCTACCATAAAGTGGATGTTAGCATCTCTCAATGGCAATTTGGAATACACCAGCATGCCATAAGTATTATCTTGTGGTTGCTCTACTTTATAAGGATAGTCCTTACCTATTTGTAGGCGTATGTCGTTCATCCATCTCTCGTTAGTTTCTGTAAAAACAATCACGTCTGGCTCGCGCTCTCTTATCTCGATAAACAGATTAGACCCTTTTTCATTTTTTTGTAACACATTAGCTGTGTAAATAATCAACCTGTTCTCTTCCTCAACGTTTTTAGAACTGTCTAGAACCTCTAGAGGATAAACAGGCGTATACGCTATGATTTTAGTGAGCTGAAAGGCAAAGCAGCCCAAAAGAATGGTGATATATAGATAATCATTGATCCATTTAGGTTTGAAAGTAAAAAAATACAGCAGTATAGCAATAAGTGTAAAAGCCGTAAGCTGTACGTGAGGGAAATCAAAAATCCTGATCCACCAATAGTCTGCTGCGACTAATGGAAAAAGGGATAGCACTGCGGCAATAATGCCGATTACTTGAAAGGTAATACGCCAATTCATAATAGAATTTTTAAGTTAGAAAACCTTTAAAGTAAAGGGATGTAGTGTGTAAAGTGATTAAAGACGCTGTCTAGACAAAGGCATCATTTTCAAAATTATCATTTCCAACGGTTTTAGGGTTAGGACCCCATTCATTGGTGCCTGGTTTACTGTCCTCAATGGTAAAAATCAAAATGATGATACGGCCCACAAGTGGTATGAAACCTAATAGGTAATACCAGCCACTGCGACCCGTATCGTGCAGGCGACGCACGACGGCAGCAAGACTTGGAATAATGATGCCTAATCCATAAATCGCCAATAATATTCCCGGCAGAATGACCAGCTCACTTTCTGCAACAATCAGAGCAATCACTGGAATGTACAGAGCTAAAAACACCAGAACATTAAATAGATAGAAATACCAATACTCAGATCTGCGGGCGCGCCCGTTGAAATCTGCATATTTCTTAAAACAAATCTTGACATAGTCCATCATTCCTTTGGCGGCAACAGTGCCATCTTCGGGACGTTGGTATCTTGGCTTTTGGTAATCTGCGTTGGATGTAGGTGAGTTAAAATCTGCCATGGTTGATCTTTTTGAGTGATGAAAGATAGGAAATTTCGCTTTCGCGAAAGCGAACTCATCATACACCTCTATCCATCATTAAAAAGGATAGCCTATCGCAAAGTTGAATACTGGGTTTGCAAAGTCATTTACCCAGCGATCGCCCTCTGGCAGGGATGGATCGTGAAGCGGTGCGGCCAAGTCAAAACGTATCACAAATCCCTGCACGTCCACGCGCAGACCAGCGCCAGCACCTATACCCAACTCATTGTAAAAATTCCCGCTAAATTTCCCACCTGGCAAACCATTGTTTGTGGTGTTCCATACATTACCAGCGTCTGCAAAAAAAGCACCTTTTACATAGCTAAAAATAGGAAAGCGATATTCCACATTTGCCTCTAGCCTCAAGTTTCCAGACTGGTCAAAAAAGGATCGATTATCGGTTGCTGGTGGTGCGTAGGTTCCTGGACCTAAGGATCTGGTTCTAAATGCCCGCACGCTATAGGCACCACCCGAAAAGTATTGCTTGCTAAAGGGCATCACATCACTATTGCCATAAGGAAGACCTATTCCAGCAAAAAGTCTGGTGGCGATGCGTTGTTCCTTGCCCGTGATAAAGTGATATCTAAAATCTACATCCACTTTTGCATATTGTGCATATTCCAGTCCCAAGAATTCATCGCGCACCTCGCCATTGGCTGGATCTGGATCACCTTCTTGAGCCAGCAAACTAATAGAGTTCCCAGCAATGTCGACGTTACTGTTGACAAAGAAAAGGCTCTTGCGATTGCTGCGCAGCATACCGTTATAAGTAAAACTATAATTCAATCCAGATATGAACTGCTGGTCAAAACTGGTCCTTAAAAAAGCGTTGTCATTGAGAATGGCATCAAATTCTTCACTTTGGTATAAGAGGTTGACATAGTTGATCGCAATGGGATCGAATTCATGCGTCACGTACTTATTTGCCTGCCAGATGTATCCAAAACTTCCCGAAAAGGTCAAAAGTCCATAAAGCTTGCTACGATTAAGCAGGTTTGCCTCTGCACTGGCGATGGTTTTAGGAATGGAATACTCAAAAATATCGCTATCAAATGTGATGGGCGCAATTACTCTAGGGAAAATCAGATCTGCGCCCAGCGCAAACTCTGTACTGGTAAGACCAGCTTGACTGTTGCTGGCTATTTGAACTTCATAGGCTGCCCTTGCAGATAAATTCAACACCTCGCCACCTTTAAACAGGTTGCGATTGGAAAATGTGAGACCCAAACTGGGACCAGCAAAATCATTGGATTTTGTCACTCCTTGTAATTCTGCGCGTAAAGATCTTTTGTTGAGTGGTGATAGATAAATATTGGCTTCCAAATAATTAACCGAGTCATTTAAAATGCTATCAACCTCAGTATATTCAATATTTACAAATTTATACGCACCTATGGAACCTAGTCTACGGCTGGTGGCTTTTGACTTTTCTGGACTATACAAATCTCCTTCTCTAAGTGTGATAAAGGGATCCAGTCGATCTTCTCTGAAAAACTCTACATCTTGAATGTAGTTCTTGTTATCAAATCTAGTGGTGTCCTGTGCGACGCTGTCTGCTCCTACGATGTTGTGTGGATAGACATTAATCTCCTTAATTCTATAAGGTTTTACGGCTTTGCTGGGAACGTCTTTCTTAAGCTTTAGAAATAGATCAAACTTGCGATTGTCGTACCTATTGGTGTCGGCTTGAAAGATGAGAAAACTAGAATTGAAGTTGTAATATCCTTTTTCTTTGAAGTTTTGATCTATACGGTCACGCTCCAATTTCATGGCAGATAAATCAAATCTCGATCCTTTTTTAATAGGTGAACTTTGCACCTGTTCTTCCAGTACATCATAAAACGGAATCGAGTCTCGATCCACCTGATAGGTCTCGAGTGTATACGGTTGTGGCAGATTGACCTTATAACCTACCGTGGCTTCTTTGGCATCCTCATTTCGTTCCACAGTAGAAGAAATGTTACTGAAGAAGAAACCACGATTTTCCAATCGGTTTCTGATCAAGTCTCTTGTAGATTCTTCCTCAACATCAGATAAATACACAGGCGCTTCACCTATTTTTTTATTCATGAATTTTCTGAACCATCCAGCGCTATCCACATTGACTTTGTAGTAATAATGCAATCCAGGACGCAAGCCCAACACTTTAGTATTGGGAACAGGAGAAATCGCTTTTTCTAACTCTGCTTTCAACAAATCCACATCTTCAACCACTGCGGCAGAATCTACTTTGATTTCAAGATTATAGGAATCCAATAGCAATTCATCTTCTGGCACGTATTTTTTTACGGCACAGCTGTAGATTGTAATTATTGCCAATGATAACAGACCGACTCTTATGTAATTCTTTGTGTTCAATTAAATATTCTTAAGTACCACTATCAATAGAAAGGTCGTTCATTTCTATTGATTCTCTTTTTCCTTTTGAGCCTCACGCTCCTTCTTGGTTTCTTCCTTTTGCTGTTGCGCTTCCTCTTCTTCCTTTCTCGCTGCTTCCGCCTTTTCCTTTTCTTTTTTCTTCTCCGCGTCTTCTTTTCGTTTGGCAGCCGCTGCTTCTTCTTGAACTGTTTTGGTAAACAAGTTCTTGAATTCATTGAATTCTTTGGTAAATATCAAACTGATACCGCTAACGATAAGTTGTCCATCAATAACGTTATCAAATTGATTCTTACGGAAGCCCTTCAATCGCCATTGACCAGATTCATTGAGTAAATATTCTAAACTCACGTTTCCTATCACTGGCGTCTGTCCATCTGAATCTGCCGCACTTCCCTGAATATCTACCTCACTACCTACACTCACGATCAATCGATCATCCAATAGTTTCTTACTTGCCGTTACATCGAGTTGTGTGCGTTCTTGCGGGCTATTCCCTTGATAATCGGTATAGCTATCGAGTCCAAAATTCAAGTCCACTCCTGTATTGCCTAATAATTTACCACCAAACTGATTCAATTGATCACTCAAGGCTTGATTCAAGTTATCTCTGGCGATAGCAGCTGTTCCTCCAGAACTACCATCAGCACCACTCGTTGGGAAAAATTTGTTGAGTACCAAAAGCGAAAACACCTGCTTGTTCAATTCCTGATCCTGGCTATTTAATTGCTGAACGCGACCATAAACCTGTCCACCTATGGCGCCTCGATCATCTTCTGGCATGTCGAGCCTAAACGAGATGACAGGAGCCATCAATTCTCCATCTACATTGAGGTATACCAAGAAAGGCAATTCCTGACGGAATCGATTTCTTGTGGCCACATCGGCACCACTGGTTTGTGAGGCCATCAACGCACTAGCACTAGTCTCTACCTGATAAATAGCGCTTACATCCAGATTGGCATCAAAGGGATCGCCTGACCAAGAGACGCTGCCGCCTTTGGCTAGATCAAACCTTCTGGAGACGATGTCATAAAGACTTAGTTCATAAAAACCGTCATTAATCTCATACCGACCTGCAAGTGTCATGCGACCATTAGGAGTCATTCTAAATTTCAAATCACCATCGCCAGTCACCTGTAGATTATCACCTGTGGTTGGATCCACAATGATATTGACCTTTGCGCCGTTAGTGATTCTAAGATCTGCGGTAATGTCATAACCCGTTAGCGTCGCGCTTTCTTCTTCAGTCTGTGTAAGAATATCATCTGGGTTTTCCTTGTTTACAAATTGAACAATCCCATCGCGCTGCACGATATCTAGTTCTGTTGCTGGGATGACATAGGTTACATCTGTAGCATCATCAACATCCAGCGACATTTTGACAACAGGAATGGTGAGATTACCTGTTATGGTTGCCGTCGCATCAAAAGTGGCTTTACCGTAATACAAATCATTATCACCAGCGGTAGAGTTAAGTGCGGTAAAATCATTGGCCTCCAGACGCAAGTCAAAAGTTGGATTTAGCAGGTCTTCAGTTCCTATATTTCCGTCGATGGAGAAAATATTACGATCTGCATCGCGTACTTCAAAATTATTGAACACCAGACCATCGTTATTGATCACGAGTTTTTCGTCCTGCAGTAAAAATGCGGCATTGAGCATATCCACCGTGAATTCTGCTTCATTAAAAGCAAAAGAGCCGTCATAAATAGGTTCCAGCGTGGTACCAGACAATTTCATGTTTCCTGATACATAGCCTTTACCATCAGACAAAAACTCTGATGCGATGTTACTTACTGTAGACATATTAAGGCGCTGTAGATCGAGATCAAGGTCTATTTGAGCAGCCACTGGATCCACACGGTAATCGCCATTAAGCTCCATGTCAACATCGTCGCCTTTAAGCGTCATGTCCATCGTGTAAATATCTCCAGAACCCGAGTCTGCATCTAGCGTCAATACGCCCAGCGGCACTTCCAGAACATTGAGATCTTGGATATTCAAGTCTGCGGTAAAGCCCATTTTATTGAACACATCTTCCAGCACCAGTTCACCATTAAGGCTTCCAGTGGCTAGTTTTTCATCAGGATTGAGCAGACTTAGCAAGGCTTGTAGCCTAAAGTTATTCAAAAGTATTGCCACGTGATCCTTATCCACACCTGTCAAATCACTGCGCAGTTCTACACTTTGGGACTCGTTGGAGAGTTTAAAGTCAGTGAAAGTGATCAAATTATCACCATAGGCAATGCTATTGCTTTCTGGTATGGTCCACGGTTTTCGGTTGAGGATTAAGTCCTCCAACTTAAGACGGAATAGTAGGTCTTCAATACCGTTTTTGTTACGCTTTCGCGAAAGCGAACTCCCAAAATGCATCAAAACTTCTTCTTCATCATAAGAGATAAAATCAAGATTCAACTCATTTTGCGACACGACACCGTTTAGGTTGGTGCGTTTGATGGCAAGCGGTCCAGACTCCAAATCCTTAAACCCGATGTCAAATTTTAAACTACTCGCATCTGACCTGGAGGTGATGAGCAAACTATCTATCTCGCTACCCGCGTATTTTATGTAAGGCGCCGTGATATCTGTATCCAGTTTGCGATCCAATTCATTGAAATCCATCGCAATTTGAACGGTGTCCAAAGCCTCTAGACTGGGCAGAATCACATCCCTTAAAATGGGTGCTGGAGAAAGGTTTCCCTTGATTTTCATGACTACCGGCTGGATGGTATCCATATTCACATTAGTCGTCAAATAACGATCTATATGGCGCTGCAGGG includes these proteins:
- a CDS encoding DUF1328 domain-containing protein, with the protein product MNKFILILAIVATLSGIIGFTVDFAATSFLRILFLVTADIAVILLLGKFLFQSEKGKRIRQRIRVR
- the crcB gene encoding fluoride efflux transporter CrcB, with the translated sequence MLKSLLFVFIGGGLGSCLRFAFSIWLNSDSIKWIPTLTVNVLGCLILGSVLALNDKSQLSESSFLLLAVGFCGGLTTFSTFSAELYFLLKQTAYLQAALYFMASTLLGITAIMISYQWIKSIA
- a CDS encoding translocation/assembly module TamB domain-containing protein, which gives rise to MAKDEEKKNKEVRKYRWLRRLARVIAGTLIFLLLLVLFIRSPWGQDIIVGQAVKYLEGKTATEVSIDNLFVTFDGNIELDGLYLADKKGDTLVYSKSLEANVPLWPIINVGGISIDYARWDGFKARINRQDTVDGFNYQFLMDAFVVEDTTTTSEPLQLSIGDLDFTNFDVTFKDDLEQLDALVTFDSFQLSMNEFDLEQMIVDIDEVSLTNAVMKYDKDTVTAFAKAEPDNDPNTDTTIAEAITDNAGDSPLPQITVGNLTLDRVQLGYESVPDAINLDSFIGLLETSISQADVQNSAYTVDFLTLNNSDIKVAMRTVENPEEPDATTATTAFEWPEFIIDVQDLDLKNNLVDYSLDGATPKQKQFDPNAILISDLRLLADRFHYENQGATASIQELAFMEGSGINVNQFSLAIAATDQSINITDLNAQVNDNALKGNIELGYESMNSFINNPENVQLDVAIPSYRIDLSDVFRFQPELRSNEYLLALSKRPLTGSLKATGSTQVMQIPNLVAKWGNETAIMATGSLRNATDLDNVYLDFPSIKMPSTRADMSRFVSEQDLGVQLPQRFSLAGNAQGRIDDITAKATLTTTSGTIKLNGGFKNQEVLAFNATMEAQEVDLGSILQNPQLGTLSLNLKTSGSGTTINNLDAVIDANVNSFSYNGYEIKDLPIKGEFNNGNGSITSKYRDDNIDVDLDSQVQLDSVATTANVKLDIAGVDLNAFGITNQNVKAAGKISATFKGDATNYEVNSTIADGIAVFDQQSYLLGNVDLHAFVRPDTTSLDVKNKMLDLQLRSNADPAALAAALQRHIDRYLTTNVNMDTIQPVVMKIKGNLSPAPILRDVILPSLEALDTVQIAMDFNELDRKLDTDITAPYIKYAGSEIDSLLITSRSDASSLKFDIGFKDLESGPLAIKRTNLNGVVSQNELNLDFISYDEEEVLMHFGSSLSRKRNKNGIEDLLFRLKLEDLILNRKPWTIPESNSIAYGDNLITFTDFKLSNESQSVELRSDLTGVDKDHVAILLNNFRLQALLSLLNPDEKLATGSLNGELVLEDVFNKMGFTADLNIQDLNVLEVPLGVLTLDADSGSGDIYTMDMTLKGDDVDMELNGDYRVDPVAAQIDLDLDLQRLNMSTVSNIASEFLSDGKGYVSGNMKLSGTTLEPIYDGSFAFNEAEFTVDMLNAAFLLQDEKLVINNDGLVFNNFEVRDADRNIFSIDGNIGTEDLLNPTFDLRLEANDFTALNSTAGDNDLYYGKATFDATATITGNLTIPVVKMSLDVDDATDVTYVIPATELDIVQRDGIVQFVNKENPDDILTQTEEESATLTGYDITADLRITNGAKVNIIVDPTTGDNLQVTGDGDLKFRMTPNGRMTLAGRYEINDGFYELSLYDIVSRRFDLAKGGSVSWSGDPFDANLDVSAIYQVETSASALMASQTSGADVATRNRFRQELPFLVYLNVDGELMAPVISFRLDMPEDDRGAIGGQVYGRVQQLNSQDQELNKQVFSLLVLNKFFPTSGADGSSGGTAAIARDNLNQALSDQLNQFGGKLLGNTGVDLNFGLDSYTDYQGNSPQERTQLDVTASKKLLDDRLIVSVGSEVDIQGSAADSDGQTPVIGNVSLEYLLNESGQWRLKGFRKNQFDNVIDGQLIVSGISLIFTKEFNEFKNLFTKTVQEEAAAAKRKEDAEKKKEKEKAEAARKEEEEAQQQKEETKKEREAQKEKENQ
- a CDS encoding DUF805 domain-containing protein; the protein is MADFNSPTSNADYQKPRYQRPEDGTVAAKGMMDYVKICFKKYADFNGRARRSEYWYFYLFNVLVFLALYIPVIALIVAESELVILPGILLAIYGLGIIIPSLAAVVRRLHDTGRSGWYYLLGFIPLVGRIIILIFTIEDSKPGTNEWGPNPKTVGNDNFENDAFV
- the tamL gene encoding translocation and assembly module lipoprotein TamL, yielding MNTKNYIRVGLLSLAIITIYSCAVKKYVPEDELLLDSYNLEIKVDSAAVVEDVDLLKAELEKAISPVPNTKVLGLRPGLHYYYKVNVDSAGWFRKFMNKKIGEAPVYLSDVEEESTRDLIRNRLENRGFFFSNISSTVERNEDAKEATVGYKVNLPQPYTLETYQVDRDSIPFYDVLEEQVQSSPIKKGSRFDLSAMKLERDRIDQNFKEKGYYNFNSSFLIFQADTNRYDNRKFDLFLKLKKDVPSKAVKPYRIKEINVYPHNIVGADSVAQDTTRFDNKNYIQDVEFFREDRLDPFITLREGDLYSPEKSKATSRRLGSIGAYKFVNIEYTEVDSILNDSVNYLEANIYLSPLNKRSLRAELQGVTKSNDFAGPSLGLTFSNRNLFKGGEVLNLSARAAYEVQIASNSQAGLTSTEFALGADLIFPRVIAPITFDSDIFEYSIPKTIASAEANLLNRSKLYGLLTFSGSFGYIWQANKYVTHEFDPIAINYVNLLYQSEEFDAILNDNAFLRTSFDQQFISGLNYSFTYNGMLRSNRKSLFFVNSNVDIAGNSISLLAQEGDPDPANGEVRDEFLGLEYAQYAKVDVDFRYHFITGKEQRIATRLFAGIGLPYGNSDVMPFSKQYFSGGAYSVRAFRTRSLGPGTYAPPATDNRSFFDQSGNLRLEANVEYRFPIFSYVKGAFFADAGNVWNTTNNGLPGGKFSGNFYNELGIGAGAGLRVDVQGFVIRFDLAAPLHDPSLPEGDRWVNDFANPVFNFAIGYPF
- a CDS encoding endonuclease/exonuclease/phosphatase family protein, whose product is MNWRITFQVIGIIAAVLSLFPLVAADYWWIRIFDFPHVQLTAFTLIAILLYFFTFKPKWINDYLYITILLGCFAFQLTKIIAYTPVYPLEVLDSSKNVEEENRLIIYTANVLQKNEKGSNLFIEIREREPDVIVFTETNERWMNDIRLQIGKDYPYKVEQPQDNTYGMLVYSKLPLRDANIHFMVDPEIPSIHAQVQMRNGEWFQLYAIHPTPPMPQHNPMSTDRDTELMITAVKSYNSELPVIVLGDFNDVAWSDSTELTKTISKLLDLRIGRGFYSSYHAQYPLMRWPLDHILIDSEFRLEKAGTGVDFESDHFPAYAYLTYEPALAKEQAADEPTEEDWKQAKDQMSTKGMESFMELPAAFKNLINN